The Dehalococcoidia bacterium genomic interval CAGCGCATCGGCAAGCAGGATATGACGGCGAGCGTCGACTTCACGACGCTGCGCATGGCGGGCGAAACGGCCGGTCTCCGCACCGTCGGTATGACGGACCAGGCGGCATTCCTTGTGGGGCTGGGCATCGCCGAAGGCGTCGCCGCGATCGCGAACGATCGGTCTCCGCAGATCGAGGAGTACTTCGCGCGACGAAACGTTGTGCTGGACCTCATCGATCCGGCGAAGCTGGGACGCATCAAGGTGCTCCTGCAGGGGAAGGACGCGCCGGAAGCGGCGTTTACAGGCCTCACTGATGCCTGACGCCATCGAAGTCGGCGATCCGGCGCCGGACTTCACCTTGCCCTCGACCGAAGGCGACGTATCACTGAGCGCGCTGCTCGGCTGCGGCGATCGCGTGGTGCTCGCGTTCTACGTCGAGGATGGCACGCCTTCGTGCCAGACCGAAGTTTCGCTGCTGAAGGATTCGTACGAACTGTTACGGGAGTTCGGTGCGAGCGTCGTCGCCGCGAGTGCGGATTCGCTCAAATCGCATCGCGCCTTCGCCGAACGGTTGAACGGCGTGCCGTTTCCGCTGGCATCCGATCAGGACCTTATCGCCGCGCGTGCGTACGGCGTTGTGGACGAGGGCGACCCGCGCCGCTCGCGGCGTGCGGCCTTCGTCATCGATCGCGACGGCCGTGTATTGCTGGCGCTCTCGCCATTTCAGCCCTCGAATCTCGCAAGCGCCGAGGCCATTTTCCAGGCGTTGGGTATGGAGACGTAGGCCTGCGCTACAAGCCCTGCTTGAACACCAGGTAATCAAGATCGCCCGGCGACGCGCCATGCTCGGACATCACCCCTGCGATCTCGGAGCGATGCTGCGTAGAGTGATTGA includes:
- a CDS encoding peroxiredoxin; the encoded protein is MPDAIEVGDPAPDFTLPSTEGDVSLSALLGCGDRVVLAFYVEDGTPSCQTEVSLLKDSYELLREFGASVVAASADSLKSHRAFAERLNGVPFPLASDQDLIAARAYGVVDEGDPRRSRRAAFVIDRDGRVLLALSPFQPSNLASAEAIFQALGMET